The following proteins come from a genomic window of Rutidosis leptorrhynchoides isolate AG116_Rl617_1_P2 chromosome 10, CSIRO_AGI_Rlap_v1, whole genome shotgun sequence:
- the LOC139872566 gene encoding uncharacterized protein isoform X1 codes for MDKQPEQGIARKMLMQMPLYARTNATICSDNESYLTTNNTLVDSEEERLRRLNNRTKVYFDSTRIEHQVIQHHSIQSTFVATMFVLAILWCLVIYVVHLVLT; via the exons ATGGATAAG CAACCTGAACAAGGAATAGCAAGGAAAATGTTGATGCAAATGCCACTATATGCTCGGACAAATGCCACTATATGCTCGGACAATGAGTCGTATCTTACAACCAACAATACGCTCGTGGATTCAGAG GAGGAGAGACTGCGTAGGCTGAACAACAGGACAAAAGTTTATTTCGATTCGACTAGAATTGAACATCAGGTAATACAACATCATTCAATACAATCTACCTTTGTGGCAACAATGTTTGTATTGGCTATTTTGTGGTGCTTGGTGATATATGTCGTACATTTGGTGCTTACGTGA
- the LOC139870586 gene encoding uncharacterized protein gives MESYLLASDSEDVRVIQLIQELDEESEVESVPRIPSVRGYIPRDRESAVQRLWNDYFADAPVYPAKKSKWRERNDALGRQSFTTLQKCTSAIRQLAYGLSTDALD, from the exons ATGGAGTCATATTTACTAGCTTCCGATTCGGAGGATGTTCGTGTTATCCAACTTATTCAAGAATTGGACGAAGAGTCCGAAGTCGAGTCCGTTCCTCGTATTCCTAGTGTTCGTGGATACATTCCGAGAGATCGAGAGTCAGCAGTGCAACGTCTTTGGAACGATTATTTTGCCGACGCACCAGTTTATCCGGCTAAGAAATCTAAATGGCG AGAAAGAAATGATGCACTTGGTAGGCAGTCGTTTACTACTTTACAAAAGTGTACTTCAGCTATACGTCAGTTGGCTTATGGATTGAGCACTGATGCTCTcgattaa
- the LOC139872566 gene encoding uncharacterized protein isoform X2: protein MDKQPEQGIARKMLMQMPLYARTNATICSDNESYLTTNNTLVDSEEERLRRLNNRTKVYFDSTRIEHQEALRVLWSSTFPS, encoded by the exons ATGGATAAG CAACCTGAACAAGGAATAGCAAGGAAAATGTTGATGCAAATGCCACTATATGCTCGGACAAATGCCACTATATGCTCGGACAATGAGTCGTATCTTACAACCAACAATACGCTCGTGGATTCAGAG GAGGAGAGACTGCGTAGGCTGAACAACAGGACAAAAGTTTATTTCGATTCGACTAGAATTGAACATCAG GAGGCTTTAAGGGTATTATGGTCATCTACGTTTCCTTCCTGA